In Arvicola amphibius chromosome 1, mArvAmp1.2, whole genome shotgun sequence, one DNA window encodes the following:
- the Hs3st1 gene encoding heparan sulfate glucosamine 3-O-sulfotransferase 1 produces the protein MTLLLLGVVLLVAQPQLVPSHPAVPGLEPREQELLRKVGPLQEDIRESVATNGSTQQLPQTIIIGVRKGGTRALLEMLSLHPDVAAAENEVHFFDWEEHYSQGLGWYLTQMPFSSPNQLTVEKTPAYFTSPKVPERIHSMNPAIRLLLILRDPSERVLSDYTQVLYNHLQKRKPYPPIEDLLVRDGRLNLDYKALNRSLYHAHMLNWLRFFPLGHIHIVDGDRLIRDPFPEIQKVERFLKLSPQINASNFYFNKTKGFYCLRDSGKDRCLHESKGRAHPQVDPKLLDKLHEYFHEPNKKFFELVGRTFDWH, from the coding sequence ATGACCTTGCTGCTCCTGGGCGTGGTGCTGCTGGTGGCCCAGCCCCAGCTTGTGCCTTCCCATCCGGCAGTTCCTGGTCTGGAGCCCAGAGAGCAGGAGCTTCTGCGGAAAGTGGGTCCCCTCCAGGAGGACATCCGAGAAAGTGTAGCGACCAATGGTTCCACACAGCAGCTACCACAGACCATCATCATTGGGGTGCGCAAGGGTGGCACCCGAGCTCTGCTGGAGATGCTCAGCCTGCATCCAGATGTGGCGGCGGCTGAGAATGAGGTCCATTTCTTTGACTGGGAGGAGCATTACAGCCAAGGCCTGGGCTGGTACCTAACCCAGATGCCCTTCTCCTCCCCGAACCAGCTCACCGTGGAGAAGACACCTGCCTACTTCACTTCGCCCAAAGTGCCTGAGAGAATCCACAGCATGAACCCTGCCATCCGCCTGCTGCTCATCCTGAGGGACCCATCAGAGCGCGTGCTGTCTGACTACACCCAGGTGTTGTACAACCACCTTCAGAAGCGCAAGCCCTACCCGCCCATCGAGGACCTCCTGGTGAGGGACGGCCGGCTCAACTTGGACTACAAGGCTCTCAACCGCAGCCTGTACCATGCACACATGCTGAACTGGCTGCGTTTCTTCCCTCTGGGCCACATCCACATTGTGGATGGCGACCGCCTCATCAGAGACCCTTTCCCTGAGATCCAGAAGGTAGAAAGGTTCCTGAAGCTGTCGCCGCAGATCAACGCCTCGAACTTCTACTTTAACAAAACCAAGGGCTTCTACTGCCTGCGGGACAGCGGCAAGGACCGCTGCTTACACGAGTCCAAAGGTCGGGCGCACCCCCAAGTGGATCCCAAACTGCTCGATAAACTGCACGAATATTTTCATGAGCCAAATAAGAAATTCTTCGAGCTCGTGGGCAGGACATTCGACTGGCATTGA